Genomic DNA from Solanum pennellii chromosome 3, SPENNV200:
GAGGACTTCACGTTCATCGTATGTCTactttcactatttttattattttctgttCTACTTGTATTTCAACGCGGGAAAACGTTGGCTGGCAACAACTCTTTACCCACTCTACGACgtcattacaatttttttttttctcttcttactCTACTATTACTAGCTGTTTGTTTATACATGAACAATTCTGGCTAATTCTTCACATTATGTGGCTTCATTGATTTCAgtaatgttatatttttatatgtcgTTTTCACTAACTTCTACACTTCACTTACGTATGTTAACTAATAATAACCAAATTGTAGTGGACTAATAACTACCCACTCATATGGGACCTCTGAACGCCAATTCAAATTTAGACGAACTTAAATATGAATATCAGAtacttgaaaaaatttaaaaagtagcATGTGGCTGTTCTtttaaattcaactttttttttcaaaatattggaTTGACTTGGTAGGACCTTAGGAGGTTATTAAGACGGAGATATTAACTAACTAGCAACAGACTCTTAGCTCTGCTCACACTACTATTGGTTCCAGTAACTACTAGTAATTTTTGGCATTTCAACAGCAACAGTTCACATTTCATACAACTTAAGACCCGAGGAAAATGGATATGGAATCAAACTCAACCGACAATTTAGTTAAAGAACAAGTGGATTATTCTGGTATATATTTCCAGATTGAATTAGTTATCCCATATATGATTGGAGGTATTAACTAAaaacaatatcaaattaatCAATGTTCTCATCTTCAAATcctaaaaatggagaaaatcgTATTGGGACCACCAACCCCTAAATGGCCGCTCTACAATTCGTGATCCAAATTTAGTGAGGGCTCAAATGCGAGCACCGAGGGATTAACACTGATGAAGTAAGAATTGTCAAAACCTTAGGAGAAGGCAACAACTCATTAGGATTCAGATACCAAATCAGTGCATGGATTGGATTTTACTGGTAATGGCAACACGACTTGAAAAGATGTCCAATCCGAAGCCAAGATTCATCTGAGGAAACAATCATTCTTTTATCGTGTGAAAAAGAGGGCAAATAAGATACGGGGACCAAACCAATTAtaccatataataataataataatatgaaatgagTATATGAGGTCGGTGACTTGTTGCCAGGAAACTACAGAATTGCCAAGTGACACAGCTCATGCAACAATCCAAAAAACATGAGCACGATCAtacatcatgatttcatgaATAAACTAATCAATCATCATATGTATGTGCTTCCCACGTCCCATACTCAGCCAGCCTTGCTCACTAGTCATTGCATCCATCACCTTTACTACTACCATCCCACACTTGCACAATTGCAAGGAATAAAACAAGCATGTGAGATCCATCTCGCATCACATGTCTACTGCTTAAGAAATActcaattgttttcttttttccttcctGTGACCAAGCAGTTCAATATCTTAGGGCTTCACTAGCTGTATCCATAACAGGATATTTCCCAATAGGAGACCaagatataataataataataatggtaaACATATAAATATCTGTGCTTGAACCAGGACCAAAATTGGACAGATGTCACTACTCCAATGGAAAAAGTCACAGCCttaacacaaaattcaaaacGATATCAATATCTCAAGGCTGATCATTTCCACAAGTAGAAATCCAAGCCAACATTACAAACAGGTATGTATACAAATTGCGTGTTATTAAGTTTCTGTCATCAAGCTAACTTAAATATTCTTCAGTCAAAATTAGACAGGAGTTCGAAGAAAAGATCACATTTACTTGGTTCTTACTTACACAATCACATATTGCCCAAGTCTCATAGAACTATATCAAAAGTTGAAGtgcaaatttatataatatgagggaaaaagacaattttttgtTGAGTGACAAAAAAGGGAAACATCTGCGATCTACAATCAAGACAATGGACCTGGGCTTGTAGCATTGGGACTTCTGCACTCACAAGTGCAGAGACTTCTGGATCCTTTCACCACGCGTTGTGACCTTCGAGTGTGAAGCTTGATATTGACCAGCTTTCCTGCCATCTGTCGAATCACCAGAAAATGAAGGGAAGAAAAATTTCAGGCCTCTATACATCATGCTGCACTTACAGATGGAATAGGCAAAACAGATGAAGACACCCTCCTCCCCACCAATTAGTAAGCCTTTGAATGAGCCCCTCGAAAGCAAAGAAAAGGAATCTTAAGAATAACCCCTTTTCACCAAGATGAACAGGCATTAGTGAAGCATATTGTCATCACAAAATGCTGACTAACACCAATTGCACAGATAAATATTAGCAACAAAGCATCACGAGtgaatcaaaatataaaataagaaataaaatgagCAGTAAAAGTTGGCCATTACTGCCAATACTTTGACACGAGCAAATTACGGCAACAAATGtgcctagatgaattcattttaTTACATCATGAAGAGTGTTTCTCCAATTTCACCCGAATTAGCAGTTTTCTAGCAAAGACCTCATTCTATTACATCATGAAGAGTGTTCTCTAGCAATTTTTGGGAGGGGGGTGGGCGGGTGTACTTTTTGATTAATATAACATGATTTAAGGCCCAACAGCAGTTTAGTGGTCACCACGGCATCATTATTGTTATCTCATTACAAGCAGCAATAGATGTAGAGGTATAGGGATTCTCTTCTCTGGATCTCCTTAAGTAGATGAATCAACCCGTCCAAAAGGAGGAGAAACAAGAGATTGATAAGAATTACtatgaagacataaaaaaagttagtcccaaaaagaatgacacctttctatatttagtaataatttaactttaagcTTTCCAGTTTACCCATATTGAGATGATTTATAGCCACACAAATATGTATGGCTTATTTTAGACCACACGTTTCAAAAGTCTTCCTTCCATTCTTAAACTTCGTGGTCAGTCAAATACCTCCACATAAATTGGGAAGGAGGGAGTACTGAAGTATCAGTTATGGCATGAAAGAAGGAATAATAGGACTGGAAACCGATACTTGACAGAATTTGGTTAGAACCAAAAAATTCAGCcgtcacaaaaaaaaaaaaaaaaagacagttCACAGTAGCACAGAGAAAAATAGCAGCCAACTAAAGAAAAGTAAATGTCGAACCATTCTCCAGACTAAGTCTTCAGGACCTAGCGGCTGAGCTGGATGAGAATAAAGAAAATGCCTAGCATACTGCATCCATAAGCAAAAGATTCAAAAGTTAGATCAACTGAGGGTTTAGTATAACTCACTGAAACAACAATTTGACCAAAATATCGCTAAAAGAACAAAAGCACAAAATTAAGCAATTATGTTCCCAGCCATTCTAAAAAATGATGACAATGCTACTTCAATATCTCAACCCAAGAAAATCTGTGTACCTTAGCTAAATTCGCTTGCATCTCTTTAATTTGAGCCGCACTAACACTTTTTAGAAATGACAAAAGCCACCCTGGTTGCAAAGCATCACTAGAAGAGACAAACAGAGCAATCTGCCAAAGAAAAACAAGAGTAAGAGATACACAATATGCAATTTCATTTCTTCATCCCTTCCTTTAACGTTCACTCTCCTTTTAAGGAGAAAGGAGGAACTTTGTTGGGTGAAGGGGATGGACGGTGGTAATTATGACTGAAAAGAAAGATGTATTCCAGCTCCAATgcaataaaacaataaaaaacagAAATCCATGTCATACGGCATTTGAGGAATAGGTAGTTGCTAGAAAAGTGATCAGACGTCGAGATTTCCCACTGAAACGTGATGTTCCCCAGTAAACTAATATAAATTGATAGATGCAACTTCCTCATAGACAATCATAAACTACTAAATCCTGCAGATATAACTTCCTCTTAGACCATCAACATTACAACTGGTCTTGAACAAATACTGCAGCTTTCTTGACTGACACTTCCAATTATGATGATTAATCATCTTAACTTTGTATTAGCAGTTTCCATAGAGCCTAGATCAAGGAATATGTTCCAAAAAGAAAGCCATTACCTCGGATTGAAATTGAGAATAAGAATGCCAAAGTAACTAATACCTTCCGATAATCAAGAATCCCCTCGAAAGGAAGCTCTAGTTCGTCGCTGACTATGATAGGAATGCAGCCACTGACAATTGCATCAAACAATCTGGCTGACGATGGGGTGTCACCAGCTGGATTTAGGCAAAATATACTCCTGTTTACCcaaggaaataaaatataaaaacactcaatttacTGTTTGAACTGATGAACAACCCTCACTTCTAGAATTTAAAGATGACGATCAATCTAAATCTTACTTGCGCATGCCACTCTGTGCTGCTTCTTTTCCTCCTTCTCCAGCAGTCCCTTCCTCAATGGATACTCCATCTGCACCACGGAGCTCTTCCACAAGTTTGGCACGTATCTTACCACCCTGGAAAGAAAGATATCAGACAACCACAACCTAccgtaatttttttaatagtcaCAACCAACCAGAAATATACCCACTATGAGGAAAAATATTCTCATTCTGAAGAAACCAAAAAACGCAGTGCACGGAATACTTGAGGAAAAGCAGATTCAAAGGAAGTCAATTGCTTCTAATTGTAACTTTAGCAACAACTAACAAATTAAACCTAATAGAccaatccaaaaaaaaaaaagaaattagaacAAATTAACCCTAATGATAGTAAATTAAGTTATAAACAGTCATACAACATGGAAATAGTTGGGCATCACATTTTGCACCCTAGCAATATAATCATGGCATTCATAGCAAGGGAAAATGGAGAACTTGTTAATCTGGCTCACACCTGCAAAGTAATTGATAGTTCAGCATCTCCTGAATAGCATGAAAAACAAAATTCTTTTCACCACCCCGTTCATTTATCATCAAGAATTTCTTCTACTGTGTATATATAACTTTCCAAGGTTGCAAAGGTAACTAGCATCAACTACATAGGAACTTCAGTTCGTTACTTATAACAGGAAAATTGCAAGAGTGAACAAATTACAAGATTTAGAACCCacgttcttttttttcttaatgacAAGGGAAACCACAGTCACTACCCTTTAGGTGCGCATAAGGTAAAACCGCCTCTCCAaggcaatagctcgcaaaccacataggagaggtaaccacGTGTACCAATGTTCTGTCCTAGCAATATTAAGCAACCAGTTACTAATATGATTTAGCAACTAGTTCCTGCCACGATTTTGTCTTAATATGGAAAGAAATAAATAACTAGTTCTCAAGGATTTCACAATTGCATAGAActtatgatttaatattttgCGGTGTAATTAACTAGCTTGTAAGTTCTTTTCCAATCAATACATGCCCtgtcttcaaatattttgaaatctGCAGATGTCGGAAAAATTATTGAAGTCAACATGAGTGCAGAACCCACTTTACTGTCATTAGGAGAGCCCCAaatttttccaaaacatttctccaaaaatcatcttttaacCAACCTCGATACACGAGCAGTAACAAGAAATTAGTGTGAAGTGGTGCACAAACTGAATAAAACTTGATGATTAATACAAGGGGAATCTTACAGCATTTCTTTTAAGTCTTCCCCGGAAAAATAGCAGCGTAGTTCTCCTTGATGAAGACAAACATTTAGCATCACATAGATCGAGATTGGCGACATAAGGAAGTATCAGGTCTTTCTCGAGATAAACTTGCCCAGGCTTGTACCTGAAGTTCAAAGTAGCCATAATAGGTCATGTTGGAGCTGCAATAATACTCAATTGTTACGAAAAAAATAGCAGTGAAGATACTAACCAGTTCCCTGTTGAGTCCATATCAGGGAGCAACCAAATAGCTTTCTTCATAAACTTGCGGACAGACTTGAAAGACCAAGGATGATGAACTGGAAGTATGTGATCTCTTCCCTCAGATCTATTCCAAGCTGGTTGATCCATAACCCATTTCAGAGCTTcctacattttaattaaaaaaataaaaacattgactTATGACAACAGCAGAGCTACACAAAGTCTAGCCATCATATTCCACTAACATGACAAAGTTTCTAATCCTATCCCAGAATCCACAGTCCTATTTAAAATAGATAACGGAAGTATCAAAGTTTAATTTATCTGTTGGTGTTTATCCATAAGGAAATGCAAATTCGAGAACTTCTCAATTACTCTTTTGAATTTGATCATGACAGgcctatataaaaaaaaaatattgtgtaGGTATAAGTTTAAGCCGTGGTAATTGGAGAAGCGGAAACAATCAATCTTTCGTAGTACATTTTGATACTAGTTTTTCCCACTCAGAATTATCTGATAGTGGAACAAATTTTACAAGTATTCCTTCCATCGGggattttctttccttttccccAAGTCTGCAAATAGAGTAGCATGTCTGTTACTAAGTTGTACCTAATTGAGATGATAACGCTAATGTGTTTCATACATTATAAAGAACCCTAAGATAAACCAGAAAAAGATAACTTTTAAGGAATAATTAGAGCCTTGAGGATAATAATGAATGCACAGTTCTGTTATAGAGAATTATTGGATTCCAGTCCATTAACAAGCATTATAAAACTGCTTACAACTAGGTTATGGAATTGAGAGCTTCAATGCAATAGAAGAATAAGTATGTCTAAGAAATGAGAGCACGGAAAGAAGTACAGATTTGATTGCACTACTCGAAGTTTGGACAGGAGTTGCCTCCCGAACATATCCAGGATTGTGTTTTTACATGTAGCTTGAATTACTCATAACATCACATCAAAGAAAATTTCAgtgaaaatgatgaataaaaCACGAGTTGAAAAGCAAGAGAATGTTTTGAGTTCAAATAGAGCTAGTAAAAAGTTCAGTAGGAATAGAAGGAAACACGTTATAGAAGAAACACACTCACACCCTATAAAGAGCCTTGCATTGCTGCTTCTCCATCAAAAAGAAGCTAATTGTAGTGAAGAACGGAATATAAAACAGGTCAGCTTCCTCCTGCTTATATACTCTCACTACATTCTTCAGTAACCTCTCTGATTCTGGCGCTATCAAGTCCGCCCACAACCAGTAATCAATTGAATGCtacagagaaaaaaaataatttcatcatACTAAGCTAAACAAATGTAACTAACTTGACAAAAAAAACATCATCCATATTACCTGTTCGATCAAGCGGTGAACAGGACTACCATTAGAGGTAAGATTTGAAGTCTCTTTATACGTGTTATGAAACAACCAAAGCAAATCATAAGTGAATTTCGCCGGCATTTCGTATACATAAACCTTGAGCGGCGAAAAAGCAGGGTAAAACGGCTCATCATAAAGCCTTTGATTCTCATTCTTCCAAATGGAATCATCTAATTTTCTAGCATCCTCCACCGACGTCGTTCCTGAAACTGTATCTTCACCGGCCGTTGCGGATCGTGGAGATTTGGTGAGGAATTTCTCGAGTGAAGAAACGAAGGAGTAGTCGATACCGGAGTTAGGGTTCCGGGAGGAGATGAGGTTGCCGGTGGAGTTAGAAGAGGTGGAGATGGAGGAGAAGATGTAGAAGAGGAGAGTGAGAGCGAGAAGAGCAAGGAGTAAAATAAATGCCGGAGATCTGGGTTTGAAGGTTCCAGAAGCAGCAGTGTAATGTCTTCCGGCCATTTCTTTTAGATGATTGAATCACTCATTTACTGCTCAACaccagagagagagagagacaatCGTCAAATCTTCAGACTCCACAGCTTGGAGAATATTTTAGAAACTTGCAACCAGGAAAATAGAAAATGGTAAATCGCAGAATTTGTTAGGCTTAGTACAAACTGGCTGGTGTATTAACAGTTTGTTGAAACTACATAAGATTTGAccaaacattttaaattatgtttacttttcatataattttttgtatataaaaattttaattttagaaaagtgtCATATATAAATTGAGAGGAGGATATGTTGTTCGTTTAGAGTTTAAAcataattttcatcattttatgccattgatatatgatattttgtaatgacaaaaagtaatataatttatacacAAGTTATagtcattttaataaatatactataacacaatacaatataataagaTACCTCCTTCTTACCTAAATACCTGtcaaatatttctcaatttgaTCTCcctttttacttatatttttgaCAAACCAATAAatgacccaaaaaaaaaaaagaaccaaaaTATGACAATCTTTTTTTCCATTATACCCtcaatttgacaaaaaaatttatattattttttacgaGTCAACAAACGacgaaaaaaaaattctattataccctcaatttaACGTGAGGTTGTATAACAATCATCCAGACAAACTGTAGAGGATATTCCTCTTTCTTTGTATGTATTTCAATTAGTGGTGTAAAACTATATGGTTAACTATGCAACTGTACCAATtaagatttaatatttttttacagtCATTACTcatgaaatatatgaaaaactcATTGGTACGCCTCGAATAAACTCACAAATAACCATATTTTGCAACCAAAACAGTATTAACAATAACATTCCACGAATTTAAGCAAGGCAAAATCACAGACAGCAGCACACATCGAACCGATGGAGCTCTCACTACTGGCGTGCCTTGAAGGGCTGACACAAGATAAAGAACAGATATCATCCAATATTCATGAGAGACATGCAGCATCTCTTCTCAAGCAACTAAATCCCAAAagtttaaaacattaaaactattAAATTATTCAGGTATATGGTGGAGAGCAAATCGACGAAGTCCCTACATTCATTTATGAAagttaaaatcatgaaaactagAGTAGGGAGGATGTGAAAAAGCCTGATATTAACATCACCAAAGCCAGCGTCAAATTTCCAGTATTTGTCCAGCCCACTGGAAGGAAATCAAAATGAGATAAGATCATCTTTTGGTGATTGTTGCTTCTTTGAGTCATGTCCTGATTCAGATGTGCCCCCCGCTTTTTTACCAAAAATCATCTCATCAAGATCATCCATCATGTCATCATTACTGCCTCCCTGGACTGCAGATCGGGAGCCTGCTGATTTTCTGATCAGAGCATCTTCTTTTCCGGCACGGGGTGACTCCTCGGGCTCCACTGCAACTGGAATCATGGCTGGTTCTGGCTCTGACGAAACAACTGTAGGTTTCTTCAAATCATCGTACTTCGAAAGGGCTTTTTGGACTTCATCATTTACGTTCAGGGCTTCAAAAAGGAGGGCCTCATTATCCCCAGCAGTCTCGATGATTCTCTGAACAATATTGAGGGACTGGCGACACTGTTGTACTAGCGTCACTGTCAAGTCatcctacaaaaaaaaagaaatttgaagttgatcacCCCCTTCTTTGAGAAAAAGAGACTTGGCTATTGTCCTCTATGTTGCAGGATAGCTCCGAGTAGGGGCAGCAAACAGAGGCAACTGGGCTGCTTAAAAATGAGCAAGGTGAACAGACAAACTATCCACTCAACCCATATTTGATATGGATAAAAATGGGTAAACCCAATTGATAATATGGATATCCATATTTACCACTGCTTCTAATTATGTAAAGTACTTCCATATTACAAGatctttttttctcctcttaaGGTGTGTCTGGTTTGAAGGGAACTATGAagaaaaaagatcattttttctTAGAactatttttctagaaaattaGTGATCATGAACCTAGGGTCAGGAGGTCAAAATTCAGACTGGGTCAGGGTTGAAAGTCAGATACCAACTCTGGACCCGTTTCAGGTATTGAGGTTCAAcgaaatttttggaaaaaattcactcactttattttttgaaGTCATTTTTCTTAGATGAGATAAATATAAGTCCTTCGGAAAAATATTCTCCAAAACATtaaattagaaaacattttccttcataccaaacacatccTTAACAAGTGTACTTTCTAGAGGTTCCTACACCCTTACATACTTTAAGGAGAGTGCAATTGGTGAATATCCATGGATTATCCAAATATGAGTTGATCCATATTTGACCCACTTTTAAATAATTGGATAACCAATAAATTTCAAATGGGTGGATTACCATATATTTTACCCATTTTGAAACCCTAGCTCCTATgttttatcttaaaaaatttCTCCTATTACTAACTTAGAATTCAGCTGTCGAAATGTCCACACAAGACTAAAGCACTTTAGGGAACTTATTTTTATGAAGTCTACAGCACTTTCAAGACAAGCTCATAGCCAATGATCTACTTAACATAAACATTGCCACAAACTGAAGGAAGGTGCCATGAACTTCGGAATGTCAGACAACACTGTCattcatccaattcatacaATTGATAAATTCTAGATTATAAAGAAGGCATTGGGCTCACTAATTGTTTTGCACCAATAGCTACAAGCGGCCTACTTTTACTCTTCTCCATAAGGCCTTTTTTGATATTCTATTCCTTAAAcaccaaaaaaatttatgagcCCCACATATTCACCAAATAAGCAAATTCTTAGACAACATGTAATACTTACCCTCACAAGAGTGTAAAATTAAACCAGACAATCAACTCAAGGTAGAGTTCATAAGAAAGGAATAGAACACCTCAATGATACAAAAATCCAATTTGTGTGAACCTAGTTGACTGGACCAAGAGTGCCATAACATTGGTGTGGCTAATTAATGTGAACCTAGTTGACTGGACCAAGAGTGCTATAACATTGGTGTggctataaaaaaaattggaacttgtggtcttaaacattcaATAACATCCATGTGTGTCCATAAAAACTTCTCATTCAGGATAGACTGGGAAGtttaagtaaatatattttcaaatttacgAAGTCCATCTTTTTTAAATAGACTAAATTGAAATACAGTCACATAAACTGAAAAGAGAGGGAATAACTACTATCCTTTTGCTACATCTACTCATATCTCATCCTATGCAACTGAAAACCAGAGAGATTGTACATCTCTACCACTCCATTATGAGCACACACCTGCCAGCAAAATTACTATACACCTACAGTCATGTCTTTGAAGTAATTTCTAAGAATCAGCTCGCTTATCTAAAGGAAAACAAAATGTGGAAGAAAAGAAGGATACAAATGAAATGATAAGAACACTTGACGTAACAATCTATAGCACGCAATGTGGGCGACAAATCATGCCCTTGGGCACCACAATACTAAGTTTCCCTTTACCTAGGACTTGCACCTCCTTCTTCAGCCAAAACCTTTACAGTAATATTCGGTGGGACACATTCAGAGTATCATTGATTACTTACTAAAAAGCATCttataagcatatacaaaaaaacaaaataaatacaaagttCAAAGTATTTGATGATTCTTTTCTTGTTTAAGATAAATCAGAAGTACTTAAAGCTACACCAAAGTCAtctcacaaaatttttttgtgagaGTACACACTAAGCCTCCCAATATCTAGAAAACCATTGCAAAGATTAATTTTTCCAGCTTGCAGAAGCATTTAATAAATCTTTCAATATAAGAATTAGCATGGGGACATCACAAAGATGGGGTATTTTCAGTGAATAGGTTATACAACTGGTGACTTAAAAGAAGTGCAGGAAGATCCATTGGGTATTGGAATATGGGAAAGTGTGGCTCCTGCCAAGGTGAAGTGCTTCATTTGGTTGGTTGCTAGGAAAAAATGTTTGACTCATGAGGCAACGCAGGAGAGGCGCATCAACATAGTATCCAGATTTCTCCTTTGTAAAGAAGCTCTGGAGACTAACAAACACTTATTCATGCACTGTAAGGTAACTGCTCAGCCGTGGGATCTGTTTACAAGCATAGCCAATGAATATTGGACTATGCCTGAACACAGCTCTGACCTTCTTAGTTGCTGGATCAAAGGGGAGGCAGCAAAAGTCAGAAAAGATGGTGAACAGTTCCAGCATGTATCTGGTGGATTATATGGAAAGAAAGGAATCAGAGAATTTTTtaagcaaaggagttacaatACAGAAGATCAAATGGAAAGTGATTACTACTT
This window encodes:
- the LOC107012295 gene encoding probable arabinosyltransferase ARAD1; its protein translation is MAGRHYTAASGTFKPRSPAFILLLALLALTLLFYIFSSISTSSNSTGNLISSRNPNSGIDYSFVSSLEKFLTKSPRSATAGEDTVSGTTSVEDARKLDDSIWKNENQRLYDEPFYPAFSPLKVYVYEMPAKFTYDLLWLFHNTYKETSNLTSNGSPVHRLIEQHSIDYWLWADLIAPESERLLKNVVRVYKQEEADLFYIPFFTTISFFLMEKQQCKALYREALKWVMDQPAWNRSEGRDHILPVHHPWSFKSVRKFMKKAIWLLPDMDSTGNWYKPGQVYLEKDLILPYVANLDLCDAKCLSSSRRTTLLFFRGRLKRNAGGKIRAKLVEELRGADGVSIEEGTAGEGGKEAAQSGMRKSIFCLNPAGDTPSSARLFDAIVSGCIPIIVSDELELPFEGILDYRKIALFVSSSDALQPGWLLSFLKSVSAAQIKEMQANLAKYARHFLYSHPAQPLGPEDLVWRMMAGKLVNIKLHTRRSQRVVKGSRSLCTCECRSPNATSPGPLS